In a single window of the Acinetobacter tibetensis genome:
- a CDS encoding LysE family transporter — translation MSLLLTICALHFVAQLTPGPDVLLIAKSSASTTRLNTLKIILGISAGIVVWVVLTLLGFTVLVKQFPWIQQILMLIGGFFLARMGWGMLKEGLTSAQSPQLEGTLTLPNGQQKYFLLGLFTNLSNPKTLIYFSSVFSLALGSSANANLKTQLAFIIPLQTFLVFSLFMFIMSTPKIKALYQRAGHSIDILSGALFLMFAIWLWYDAIRMF, via the coding sequence ATGTCTTTATTGCTTACCATCTGTGCTTTACATTTTGTCGCACAATTAACCCCTGGGCCTGATGTTTTATTGATTGCAAAAAGCTCAGCTTCTACAACACGCTTAAATACCTTAAAAATCATTTTGGGCATTTCGGCAGGGATAGTTGTTTGGGTTGTATTAACCTTATTGGGCTTTACAGTATTGGTTAAACAATTCCCTTGGATTCAGCAAATTTTGATGCTCATTGGGGGATTCTTCTTGGCCCGTATGGGGTGGGGAATGCTGAAAGAGGGACTTACTTCTGCACAAAGTCCTCAACTTGAAGGCACTTTAACTCTGCCAAATGGTCAGCAAAAGTATTTTTTATTGGGATTATTCACCAATTTGTCTAATCCAAAGACTTTAATTTATTTCAGTAGTGTCTTTTCCTTAGCGCTAGGTTCATCTGCAAATGCCAATTTAAAAACACAATTGGCATTCATCATCCCACTTCAAACGTTTTTGGTGTTTAGTTTATTCATGTTCATCATGTCTACACCAAAAATTAAAGCCTTGTATCAACGAGCAGGTCACTCTATTGATATTCTCTCGGGGGCTTTATTTCTGATGTTTGCCATCTGGCTTTGGTACGACGCTATTCGGATGTTTTAG
- a CDS encoding monooxygenase yields MTVLLQIDFPSTGPFAAEMTQAFTPLAESINQETGLIWKIWTENKDAQEAGGVYLFDSIENTTNYLTMHCARLESFGISNIRSKIFQVNIDLSKINHAPL; encoded by the coding sequence ATGACAGTCTTATTACAAATCGATTTTCCCAGTACTGGACCTTTTGCAGCAGAAATGACTCAAGCATTTACTCCACTTGCAGAAAGTATTAATCAGGAAACTGGTCTTATTTGGAAAATTTGGACAGAAAATAAAGATGCTCAAGAAGCAGGTGGAGTCTATCTATTTGATTCTATAGAAAATACCACCAATTATTTAACTATGCACTGCGCACGTTTAGAAAGTTTCGGTATCAGCAATATTCGCAGCAAAATTTTTCAAGTGAATATAGATCTTTCAAAAATCAACCATGCACCACTTTAA
- a CDS encoding TetR/AcrR family transcriptional regulator, which translates to MNSERQQNFLLRKEKILAMAEKLLLDNNQDITLEELASELDIAKGTIYKHFDSKNQLYLELIILNEKRLLDISHKFNIDINSYVSEYMLYNMLNSNRTILLHVIEERLTNNERKLNNLFDELYKIREARILSIKEITEKYLKESNSAMSIRDYQSYVWTVTYGACLLLNSTNYQKAIGSRERLIKLYINQVLMTPDKVV; encoded by the coding sequence ATGAATTCAGAACGCCAACAAAATTTTCTTTTACGTAAAGAAAAAATCTTAGCAATGGCTGAAAAATTATTACTCGATAATAATCAGGACATTACTCTTGAAGAACTTGCTTCTGAGTTAGATATCGCGAAAGGTACGATTTACAAGCATTTCGACAGTAAAAATCAACTTTATTTAGAACTTATTATTCTAAACGAAAAGCGTTTACTCGATATTTCACACAAATTTAACATAGACATCAATTCTTACGTTTCAGAATACATGCTCTACAACATGTTAAATTCAAACCGCACAATTCTACTGCATGTTATTGAGGAACGTCTGACCAATAACGAACGTAAGCTGAATAACTTATTTGACGAACTCTACAAAATCCGTGAAGCGCGTATTTTAAGTATTAAAGAAATCACTGAAAAATATTTAAAAGAAAGCAATAGTGCGATGTCGATTCGAGACTATCAGTCTTATGTTTGGACTGTCACTTATGGTGCCTGCTTATTGCTCAATTCAACGAATTACCAAAAAGCCATTGGCTCACGTGAACGCTTAATCAAATTGTATATTAATCAAGTATTAATGACACCAGATAAAGTTGTGTAA
- a CDS encoding DUF1398 family protein: protein MSAAIEIIEQALQKGMNYRSQIAGFPYLAEALREAGVTINEWILPSCQSLYQTNKGSVIFPNSALITTATDIPKFNQDLLIHALRADQAGQTTFPEFLQAIWSAGIIRYVVNFVTCHLLWLFR from the coding sequence TATAGAAATCATTGAACAAGCGCTACAAAAAGGCATGAATTATCGTTCTCAAATTGCTGGATTCCCTTATTTAGCCGAAGCTTTACGTGAAGCAGGCGTGACCATAAATGAATGGATTCTTCCAAGTTGCCAAAGTCTTTACCAGACCAATAAAGGGTCTGTCATCTTTCCCAACTCAGCATTGATCACAACCGCCACAGACATTCCTAAATTTAATCAAGACTTACTTATCCATGCATTACGAGCAGACCAAGCGGGTCAAACTACATTCCCAGAATTTTTACAGGCCATCTGGTCTGCTGGAATAATCCGCTACGTGGTCAACTTCGTTACATGTCATTTACTATGGTTGTTCAGGTGA